The following DNA comes from Mastomys coucha isolate ucsf_1 unplaced genomic scaffold, UCSF_Mcou_1 pScaffold11, whole genome shotgun sequence.
GTAACCTTGGAACAGCTCACTGTTCACTCCCTCTGCAGAGTCGTTTCCTAGTCTTGTTAGGATTGATCATTCCTTGTCCAGTCAGGTAGCTcctgaaagggaaggagggagggatcccAGGCCTATGAGAGAGAGATTGtacacgcatgtgtgcatgcattagGGGGCACACACCATCATCTTCATCCAGTTTCCACTCTTACCtgtggctgtgggtctgtttCGTTAGCTCTTCCCTCTGCTGGAGTGTGGGTTTGGATAGCTGCTCTGGGCTCAGGTAACGTGGAGGAAACTGGTAAACTGAGGCTCACTCACCCTGCCCTGCGCCCACCCCCCCTGACCCTCCCACCCCCGCAGAAGAAGCTTCCTCTCATGGCTCTTTCTACCACGATGGCCGAAAGCTTCAAGGAACTGGATCCTGATTCCAGCATGGGGTGAGCATGGTTGGGGCCTGGCTCTTCACTAGAGAATGCCAGGAAGCGATGAGGGGGTCAGATCTGAGTGTCTACCTGGAAAGGATGACCAAGCTGGGAGAAATGTCCAGGTCAGTAAGGCCCAAGAAAGCAGGAAACGAGAGGCTGGGACCTTCAAGGGTTTCtaggtgtggggatgtggggtTGAGGGACCAAGGCAGCCTTGGCCCATTGGAAATCTCTGCCCACAGGAAGGCCTTGGAAATGAGCTGCGCCATCCAGAACCAGCTGGCCCGAATCCTAGCGGAGTTCGAGATGACCCTGGAGAGGGATGTTCTGCAGCCGCTCAGCAGGCTGAGCGAGGTGACTGTGCAGCCCCCACTCCCCCAGCCCCAGCTTCTCCAGCCTCCTGCTGTCCCCTCCCTGACCTCTGAACCCTCCCTGGGCCTGCCCTCAGGAGGAGCTGCCTGTCATCCTCAAGCGCAAGAAGAGCCTTCAGAAGCTGGTGTCTGACTGGAACACCCTCAAAAGCCGGTGGGGACCCGAGCCTAGGTCAAGTCATAGTAGGGCTCTGCAGGCCCCATTGGGTACTTGTGGTCGTGAGAACACTTGTGGTAAAGACATATATATGTGAGGGTGTGCATGTGTTCCCTTGCACCACAGGTGTCCCCAAACTAGAAAATCCACTAGTCTCCAAGGTCCCTAGGGCTCCTTCCTATGCAGCATTCTGGAGCCGAGTAGTTGTAATCACCAGGAACCGCCACCAGAGGGAGGCCTAGAGCACTTTGGCCTAGTCTGGGCAGAGGCCCAAGGAATTTCTATTTTGCCTCTGTAAACCCTAGAGTCCTGTGTGATTACATGTATGGAGGGGACACTTAGCTCTGGCCATGCAATGGGGCCAGTGACCACCCACCTTGGGACCCTCCCCAGGCTCAGCCAGGCAGccaagaactcaggaagcagCCAAGGCCTGGGTGGTGGCTCGGGCAGTCACACCCACAACACCACGGCCAACAAGGTAGAGATgctgaaggaagaagaggaggagctcAAGAAAAAGGTGGAACAGTGCAAGGTGAGGCGATTGGGGATGTCTGCATAGATGACAGGTGTGGGCCCATTTTACAGACGGGAACATTGAAGTGCAGGGGCAGCACTGAGTTTTAAACCCAGGCAGAATCTATGGAGTGGGGTACCACCCAGGACCTCTCCTGTACTTATGTGCATTTACAGCTGGGATGTGGTTGTTTCCTGGACACTCCAtgtttaatgaatgaatgaatgagtgaatgagtggtGTTTGCTGagtaatgaatgaatgatgtcACAGAAAGAGTAAAGcaagaataaatgaaagaatgattGCATGGTGAGCAAGAGCACATTGTACTAAGGATTTGAGGAACCAGCATAAAGTACCGGAAGCCTCAAAAATTTAAGGGGCTCCTGTGGGCTGGCCCCAAATGTAGACCCTGGCCTGGGCATGTTTCTGTCCCTATCAGCTGTCCACTTCTCTGCGGGATCCTCAGCCTCACTTGTCCTCTACCTTCTGTCCCCAAGGACGAGTACCTAGCGGATCTCTACCACTTCTCCACCAAGGAAGACTCATATGCCAGCTACTTTATTCATGTGAGTCCACAGTCCAGTTCAGGCGCTTGGAACTTAGGTGGACGCCACGGGGAAGCACCTCCGGGGATTACCCCAGGAGATGGTGGGTGTCCATTCTGGATTCGCTGGGGAAGTCTCTACTTCCCTCACGTGTCCTGGGGGATGGCTTTGTCCCCACAGCTCCTGGAGATTCAGGCTGACTACCATCGCAAGTCACTAACCTCACTCGACACAGCCCTAGCTGAACTGAGGGACAACCACAGCCAAGCAGGTGGGGACATGAGTGAGCCAGCCTCACATCTCTGACCCTGCTATGCTAAGGGCTCTGTAAAAGTTTGCTCCCTAGCCGGGTAgagtggcagacacctttaatctggtGACCTGGGTGGTGGgcacaggtagatctctgagtttgaaggcagcctagtctacatagagaggTCCTGGACAGCCAGAATActatcctgtcttgaaaaacaaaaacaaaaaaattaagtgtgCTTCTTAGCTTGAAAGACAGCAGGGAGCTGTGGTTGAATTGGGAGCTGGTGTCCCTAATCCAAAGGGGTGGGTTAGGTCTCCGTGGGCTGGCTTTCTGCTGCTATGGAGGATGGAGAAGGAACAGAACAGGAACCAAGAGACCTTCTAGAAGGTTGGGATCTGAACTAGGCAGAGCAGTGGAGGTGGGCAGATCTAAGATGATTGTGTGTGTCGTACTGAAATAGGGCAGAAGGTGGATTCCTGGAGGTGCCCTCTCTGCCCAGGCTACTGATGTGTTTCATTCCCACAGACCCCTCCCCCTTGACGATGGCCGCCCCCTCCTCCAGGGTATATGGGGTGTCCCTGAGAACCCACCTTCAAGACCTAGGCCGTGACATTGCTCTGCCCATCGAGGCCTGTGTCCTGTTGCTGCTGTCAGAGGGCatgcaggaggaggtgggagctaAGGcatgaggggtggggggagtggtgGGACCCGTAGTTCCCTTCTCTGAGAGGCCTAACCTCCCATTGCTGAACTGGACTCTGCCTCACTGAGTAGCATTTCAGGGGTCTGGCACTGTCCTGCAGATACTGAACAGTCCTTGCTTCAAGATCCTCTTAGGCTCTGTTTGACAAGGGAGAAGAGAGTCAAATGGGTCCAGGGTCCTCGGTCTAGTCCTTGGAccattccaaaaaaaaagaactgtgcgTGAAAATGACCCAACCATGAGTGGATTGCAGGCTCCCCACCAACCATGCTGagctttccttcccctcccacctcaAACAAGACTACTGTCTGCACTGATCTCCCAGCCCCACACTTCCCAGTCCTGCCCTGTGCTCAGAAATCCAGACCTTGGGAGTTGGGAGGGTCCATAGACACCATCATGACTACTGGCCACCACCAGTGGGGACACTGAGGCCTGGCAGCCTgctcctgctctggcctctgtgacACATAGCATGTTCCTTCCTGCATCCTAGGGCCTCTTCCGTCTGGCTGCTGGGGCCTCTGTGCTGAAGCGCCTCAAGCAGACCATGGCCTCAGATCCTCACAGCCTAGAGGAATTCTGCTCAGACCCCCATGCTGTAGCAGGTACCTGATCCCCTGGGACCTCtaggcagaagggagagaggggcagagctAAGTCCCTAATGCAGATCTGTGATGAACCCTTTTTGAGGATAAGCTTGCTAAATACTATGTTAAAAGGGCCTATAACCCAAAGAAGCTATCAGACGAAGATATGAAAACTTAGTATGAATATGGACTTAGAGGTTCCTTCTAAAGAGAGAGCTGGGTCCTTAGGCTGCCCAAGACCTTCCCCTGCCTTATTTCAGGAGCTCTCAAGTCCTATCTGCGGGAGCTGCCAGAGCCCctgatgacctctgacctctatgatGACTGGATGAGAGCAGCCAGGTGAGGAAGTGTGGGggtaaggggaggggaagggaaagctCTGAAAACATGGCCCTGGATTGGTACATGGGTGACTCTCCCTCCTCAGCCTGAAGGAGCCAGGAGCCCGCCTGGAAGCTCTCCAAGACGTTTGTAGCCATCTACCCCAAGAGAACTTCAACAACCTCAGGTGAGCCCCGCCCTCCCCTCTCTGCCgccccccttccccctctgcaGAAAAAGCTTTGGGTTTGGCTCTAGCCTACGCCGTCCCTGAGCACACAACCTCAGCTGTTATGTCCTGTTCCTGTCTTTTACACTGGACCAGATACCAGAGTAGACAAACGCAGTCAGGTGCCGTggctcatgccttctgtgccagcacttgggaggcagaggcaggtggatctctgagttcaaggacagcatgagctacagagcgagttctaggacagccagggctatacagagaaaccctgtctcaaaaacaaaacaaaaaaaggaagaaaccctGGGTTTGGTCGTCAGCTTTGAGCCTCAGCACGCTGTGAACTGGAGGTGTTGGTGTGTACCTGCAGTCAGTACATGCACAGGCATGATGATCAGAgcttcagggtcatccttggctgtataGAGTTCGAAGCCAAGCTGGGCTGTGAGACTTTAATCTTAAAAAGCAAGCAGAAAACCCTATTGAACCCGTGAAACCATATTGCCTGGCTGCAGACCCCACCCGTGCCATTCTGGGACCCTGGGCAGGCAGTTCAGTGTCAGCACTGGAGATAATCCCTCTTGCTTGTGGCCGCCAGAAGATTCTCAACTTGgctcaaaaaatagaaaagggCAGCCTAGCTAGTAAGACTGTCACTATGCCAAGTGGGATCCGTTCCCCTCTGCAACCTTAGAGTAGGGAGTTCGTGGGCCTTTAAGGACATCTGTGAGAGTTTATAATCAaactctctcccaccctcccagaTACCTGATGAAGTTCCTGGCACGGCTGGCGGAGGAGCAGGATGTGAACAAGATGACGCCCAGCAATATCGCCATTGTCCTGGGACCCAACCTGCTGTGGCCTCCTGAGAAAGAAGGGTGAAGACCATGAGCCCAGGGAGCCTGTTCCCAGCTAGTCACCAGCTGCTGATTAGCCCAGACCTCCGCTCTCTGTCCCTGCAATGGGCTGAGCAGTTCCTAAACCTGAAGCTGCCTGAGGGACCAGGGTAAAGGGAGGGGGCGGGGCACCTGTGGAGTGACCTGGTGCGGGTGCTCAAAACCACAAGGCATGATTGAAGCCTTGCTCCCACCCTTCAGACATGGGCCTTGGAGAGTCACTTCCTATTCTGTCAGTTGGGGAGACATGATATAAATTCTAAGGGGGTGGGGCATAGGTGTTACTGTAGGATTTAGATGGGAAATGCTTTACAAACTGTGAAGTTCAAATGATACATGAGAAGTCACCACTTCTTTTCAGGCCACAGATGGATGACAAGGACTCATCCCACGTGCTGAATTATagttgtttggtggtggtggtgagggatCAGTCAACCCAGGACCTGGGGAAAGAGCCCAGAATCGATTAGTAATGTCTGTCATAGGTGGGAGATGGGGTATGTGAGCTACACATGTGCCATCGACCTTGCCCAGCAGAATCGCACAATGTTAATGTCACTAAAACTCTCGTTTCTCTTTTGTGCCAGGGACCAGGCCCAACTGGATGCTGCCTCTGTGTCCTCCATTCAGGTGGTGGGTGTTGTCGAGGCGCTGATCCAGAATGCAGACACCCTCTTCCCTGGAGGTGATGCCCTTTATTTATGTCATCTCTAGTCCCCACTTCCACCAGCTCCTGGACTGTAGCCCAGCCTCAGTCCCCGATTGCCCCCAAAACTCTCCATGTGGCTTAGAGGAAGCTGTTTTGTCTgcgctgagcctcagtttctcatctgtgaaatgggaacagTGCTGTCTGACCCATGGaaataggaagcaaagagaagtgCCATCATTTCAGGGCAAGACAGTAGCCCTGGCTTTGGCCAGCCAGGGCAGGCAGGCTTGGCCAAGGCTTTGAACTCGACCCCTGTTCATTCCACCTCTAGATATCAACTTCAATGTATCAGGCATCTTCTCAGGCCTGGCCTCCCAGGAGAAGGTCAGTAGCCAACAGGTGTCCGAGGAGTTGCcacctgctgctgtgcctgcccCAGCCGCTATCCCAGCTCCCACTCCAGCTCCAGCCTCAATGGCTGTCAAAGAAAGGTAAGAGCTAAATCATCATGAACAATCTACTCCTGGCCTGGGGCGCTCTTTCCGAGGATTTAGGAATGTAACAGGCGCTATTTGTCCTGTAGATCTGGTCCCACAGGTTGGAGTAGGTGGGAGGAGCCTGCTCTCAGCCTTAAACATGTTCCCTTCTTTATTGTACAACTCTTTCTACagtacctactatgtgccccAGGCATTATTCATGCCCTGGGAATTTAGGGAATTGGGAGTGGACAGTTGGGATTTACAACTCATCCTGCCTCCAATCCTATAAATCTGAAAGGCTTTGTGGCAGACAAGCCTCATCTTTCCCTCAGATGAGGCGGGTATATGCCACCCTCAATCCCTGCCCTGGGTGAGGCGGGGAGAGTGGATGTGTCCTGTCTGCATTCCTGTGATGTCAGGATGCATGCTCTGCTGGAGGGTCAAG
Coding sequences within:
- the Sh3bp1 gene encoding SH3 domain-binding protein 1 isoform X1, translated to MMKRQLHRMRQLAHTGSSGRTPETAEFLGEDLLQVEQRLEPAKRAAHNVHKRLQACLQGQSGADLDKRVKKLPLMALSTTMAESFKELDPDSSMGKALEMSCAIQNQLARILAEFEMTLERDVLQPLSRLSEEELPVILKRKKSLQKLVSDWNTLKSRLSQAAKNSGSSQGLGGGSGSHTHNTTANKVEMLKEEEEELKKKVEQCKDEYLADLYHFSTKEDSYASYFIHLLEIQADYHRKSLTSLDTALAELRDNHSQADPSPLTMAAPSSRVYGVSLRTHLQDLGRDIALPIEACVLLLLSEGMQEEGLFRLAAGASVLKRLKQTMASDPHSLEEFCSDPHAVAGALKSYLRELPEPLMTSDLYDDWMRAASLKEPGARLEALQDVCSHLPQENFNNLRYLMKFLARLAEEQDVNKMTPSNIAIVLGPNLLWPPEKEGDQAQLDAASVSSIQVVGVVEALIQNADTLFPGDINFNVSGIFSGLASQEKVSSQQVSEELPPAAVPAPAAIPAPTPAPASMAVKERIESELPKPTSPKISRSSTETAVSPEDMTRKTKRPAPARPTMPPPQPSSSRSSPPAPSLPPGSVSPGTPQALPRRLVGTSLRAPTVPPPLPPVPPQPARRQSRRLPASPVISNMPAQMDQGAAIEDRGGPEAVGGHPPPPALPPQPRPRGLISETD
- the Sh3bp1 gene encoding SH3 domain-binding protein 1 isoform X2; this translates as MMKRQLHRMRQLAHTGSSGRTPETAEFLGEDLLQVEQRLEPAKRAAHNVHKRLQACLQGQSGADLDKRVKKLPLMALSTTMAESFKELDPDSSMGKALEMSCAIQNQLARILAEFEMTLERDVLQPLSRLSEEELPVILKRKKSLQKLVSDWNTLKSRLSQAAKNSGSSQGLGGGSGSHTHNTTANKVEMLKEEEEELKKKVEQCKDEYLADLYHFSTKEDSYASYFIHLLEIQADYHRKSLTSLDTALAELRDNHSQADPSPLTMAAPSSRVYGVSLRTHLQDLGRDIALPIEACVLLLLSEGMQEEGLFRLAAGASVLKRLKQTMASDPHSLEEFCSDPHAVAGALKSYLRELPEPLMTSDLYDDWMRAASLKEPGARLEALQDVCSHLPQENFNNLRYLMKFLARLAEEQDVNKMTPSNIAIVLGPNLLWPPEKEGDQAQLDAASVSSIQVVGVVEALIQNADTLFPGDINFNVSGIFSGLASQEKVSSQQVSEELPPAAVPAPAAIPAPTPAPASMAVKERIESELPKPTSPKISRSSTETAVSPEDMTRKRSQGGYQKEEQTCLFLEDFLFFSCQCIFVRLVNKLFLTKLE